The Pseudomonas sp. IB20 region TGTTCAAGAAAGAAGGCGCGGCCTCGGATGTGCCCGAGATAAAAGCGCTGGTGGACGAGACGCTGCCTAAGCTGCAAGAGCGTTTGCAAAAAGCCCGTGCCCTGGCGTCGACCTACGGTAAAGGTCATCAAGGCGACGGTTGAATCCGTCACATGAAATGAAAAACGGCGGTTGGATGATTTCCAATCGCCGTTTTTTATGCCTGGTTCAGGTCGGTTTTACTCGGCAGCGCATCGTCCACCACTTCACCGCAATTGCTGTTTAGGCTGACGCTGCCGGTGTCGCCGATGCTGCGATATTGCCCGCGCAGGTGCTCCAACTCTTTGCGGTCTAGCCCATCCAGGCTCAACACAGCGTTCTGCGCATCCTTGGACACGCGCAGCAGCTCATCAATCTTGATATGCAGGATGTCGTTGTCGCGGTTTTGCGTGTTTTGGATCAGGAACACCATCAGGAAGGTAATGATGGTGGTCGAGGTGTTGATGATCAGCTGCCAGGTGTCGTTGTAGTGAAAGTACGGCCCGCTCAGGCTCCACAGAAAAATCAACGCGACGGCCGCATAAAACGTCCGGGCACTGCCTGCCCAGCGCGAAAGAGATTGGGAGACTGCGGAGAATTTCATGACCGTTTTCCTAATAGGTGGGTGATGAAAATACTGACCGCAGCTACACGGTGAAATTTCTTTTTACAATTGGGATAGTTGAACAAAGTTGTCTTTCGTAATCACAAGGCAAGTTTCACTTGACCGCGATCCTCGAGCGCCAACAGATACTGCTTGGCCTCAAGCCCTCCGGCAAACCCGGTCAACCCGCCTGAAGCGCCGATGACGCGGTGGCAAGGCGCAATGATCGAGATCGGGTTGCGCCCGTTGGCAGCGCCCACCGCACGCACCGCTTTGGGGTTGCCGATCTGCTGGGCGATCTGGCTGTAGCTGCGGGTTTCGCCAAAGGGGATGGTTAACAGCGCCTGCCAGACTTGTTTCTGAAACGCTGTACCGGTGAAATCCAGTGCCAGTTCGAACTGGTTGCGGGTGCCGGCGAAATACTCTCGCAACTGGCGCTCGGCTTCCAACAGCACCGGGCTGTCGTTGGCCTCCTGCAACTCACCCAAACGCACGCGGTTGGCGCGCTCTTTTTCCCACAGGATGGCGTTGAGTTTGCCGTCGCGCGCGACCAGGGTGAGCTGGCCAACGGGGGAGGGCATGAGCTTGTATTCGTAGGACATGAGCTGATTCCTCGAAAGGCATTTATAGGCACAGCGCTACTGTAGTTTTACCCGTCGGACTGGAAACTACGTTTCTTGCGATCAAATTCTCCCGGAGCTTAGAGGTTCCAGTAAACCCAATCGGCGAAGTGCGGGTACCCGTAGGACCTGGAGGCTCTATGAAGCCCCATGAGTGGTGAAATTTTACCAATGGCCACCCACAAAATCACATCGGGCAGCGTGACGACTAAAGCGAAGCACTGAGTGCTGACGAACGGGCCTGATTACGCTGCTCGTTCGTCGCCACCGTCAGAGATGCTGAGCTCTATGAAGCCCCATGAGTGGTGAAATTTTACCAATGGCCACCCACAAAATCACATCGGGCAGCGTGACGACTAAAGCGAAGCACTGAGTGCTGACGAACGGGCCTGATTACGCTGCTCGTTCGTCGCCACCGTCAGACGATGCTGAATGGCAACTATCCCTCTTTTTGCAGCACCTTCAGCGCTGCCGACGCCAGAAAACCCGAGCGGCTTTTTTCTTCGGGGTGATGCAGCACGTATTCATCGATACGGTTCAACAGATAGCCGGGCAGGGTGATGTTGAGTTTCTGCGCCTTGCCCAGGTACTTGGTGACATCAATGTCCACCACGGCCCAAGTGCAGCCGGCGTACTGTGGGTTGGCCGCATGCACGGTAACTTTTTGCGCGCGGGGAATTGGCGCGCCATCTTCCGCAAGGATCTCGAAGTGCCCTTCGATCGCCTCACGGGCCATGGCCATGGCGTCGTCCAAATCATCGCCAGCAGAGTAGCAGCCAGGAATATCCGGGACTTCCACGCCCCAGGCATGGTTCTCGTCACCGGTTGAAATTGCGATGGGGTAAAGCATGTCTATTGCCCTCCGGGGACGGTCAACTGAGCAGAGCCTGTTTCAAAATGCGCTTGGCGGTTTTGTCCAACAGGTCCTTCTTGGGATGAGGAATCGTCACTAACCCCGGTTTTGTCGGGTGTTTGAAGTGGTGATGACTGCCCCGTGTGCGCACCAGGTACCAGCCGTGCGCAACAATGTGACCTATCAAATATCGGCTATCCACATCACCTCCTTGTGGTGTGAGTCGGTGGTGACTATAACCACTTAAAATGAATTATCAACACTCTACCTACCGACGGTCGATGACCGGCGTTTCAGTAAGCGTTGAATGAAGTGTATGACCGCGCAGGAATGGCGCCGGAGAGAGGTATTGCGGGTTTTTTCGAAGGCGTTACCGAGTGTGTAAAACCTCTGCCAGCACACTGAGAAATGCCTCAGCCAATCTATTTTTTCTTATCGCCGGGGTCAGCGCCAGCAACTGCGCGCACGCATCCGCCTCCACCAACGGGCGATACGTCACGCCTTTGTTCATCAAACTTTGCGTGCATTCGGGTACCAGCGCCACGCCTTGCCCGGCGGCTACCAGCGCAATGATCGAAGTGATCTGCCGCCCGGTCGGCCCGGCGCGCAAGGGCTGGCCGTGGTGGCGGTAAAGTTGCTCGATGGACTGGTTCAACCCCGACCCGTAATCTGCCGGGAACAGTATCAACGGAAAAGCACCGAGCTGCGCCACGCTGACGGCAGCCTGCCTGGCCAACGGGCTGTCACTGGACACTGCTGCCACCAAGCGCTCTTCGCCCAGCGACAGCGCGTGGACTTCCCCTGTTTGCGGCAACAGGCGGCTCAGCCCGATATCCAGCCGCCCATCCGCCACTTGCGCGCCCAAGCTGCCGGAGGCGCACTCCACCAAGGTCAACTGCACATCGGGAAAGCGCTGGGCGAAGGCCTGGATCGCCTGGCTGAAAAGGTCCGACAGCGCGATTGAACTCACATACCCGAGTGCCAATTGGCCTGCGGTGCCCGCTGCCAATTTGCTGGCGATGACCTGCGCCAACTCAACCTGCTCCAACACGCCACGCGCGTAAGGCAAGAACGAACGGCCTTGAGCGGTGAGGGACACCGTGCGGCTGGTGCGATCAAACAGCTTGAACCCCAACTCCGCTTCCAGCGCCGAGATCTGCCGCGTCAGTGGCGGCTGGGCCAGGTGCAGGCGAAGTGCTGCGCGGCCGAAGTGCAATTCTTCGGCGACCGTCAGAAAGTAACGCAGCTTGCGTAGGTCGAGCATCCTGATCCTTGGGTATTGATCGGTTCAAAATCGGTATTGGTTTAAGACCCGTCGGCCATTCTATAAAGACCTCACAAAATAAAACGAGAGGTT contains the following coding sequences:
- a CDS encoding low affinity iron permease family protein is translated as MKFSAVSQSLSRWAGSARTFYAAVALIFLWSLSGPYFHYNDTWQLIINTSTTIITFLMVFLIQNTQNRDNDILHIKIDELLRVSKDAQNAVLSLDGLDRKELEHLRGQYRSIGDTGSVSLNSNCGEVVDDALPSKTDLNQA
- a CDS encoding methylated-DNA--[protein]-cysteine S-methyltransferase, with the translated sequence MSYEYKLMPSPVGQLTLVARDGKLNAILWEKERANRVRLGELQEANDSPVLLEAERQLREYFAGTRNQFELALDFTGTAFQKQVWQALLTIPFGETRSYSQIAQQIGNPKAVRAVGAANGRNPISIIAPCHRVIGASGGLTGFAGGLEAKQYLLALEDRGQVKLAL
- a CDS encoding type II toxin-antitoxin system HicB family antitoxin, which encodes MLYPIAISTGDENHAWGVEVPDIPGCYSAGDDLDDAMAMAREAIEGHFEILAEDGAPIPRAQKVTVHAANPQYAGCTWAVVDIDVTKYLGKAQKLNITLPGYLLNRIDEYVLHHPEEKSRSGFLASAALKVLQKEG
- a CDS encoding type II toxin-antitoxin system HicA family toxin; its protein translation is MDSRYLIGHIVAHGWYLVRTRGSHHHFKHPTKPGLVTIPHPKKDLLDKTAKRILKQALLS
- a CDS encoding LysR family transcriptional regulator, whose amino-acid sequence is MLDLRKLRYFLTVAEELHFGRAALRLHLAQPPLTRQISALEAELGFKLFDRTSRTVSLTAQGRSFLPYARGVLEQVELAQVIASKLAAGTAGQLALGYVSSIALSDLFSQAIQAFAQRFPDVQLTLVECASGSLGAQVADGRLDIGLSRLLPQTGEVHALSLGEERLVAAVSSDSPLARQAAVSVAQLGAFPLILFPADYGSGLNQSIEQLYRHHGQPLRAGPTGRQITSIIALVAAGQGVALVPECTQSLMNKGVTYRPLVEADACAQLLALTPAIRKNRLAEAFLSVLAEVLHTR